One genomic segment of Salinigranum rubrum includes these proteins:
- the thiL gene encoding thiamine-phosphate kinase: MDERTALRMLADALPAAGDDAAVVEDLVVTTDMLHETTDFPAGTTRYTAGWRAVGASLSDVAAMGVPAVAAVAAYAAPRFDEGELVDFVRGAQDVAERVDAAYVGGDLDHHEEFTVATTAIGRRGDHDPVLRSGATPGDVVCVTGSLGRSAAGLRAFEAGDPDRGNDLFRFTPRVGAGERLAAHATAMMDSSDGLARSLHQLAEASECGFAVDADRVPLTEELTSTVDAAEAWDLGVYFGEDFELVCTLPERAVDDATAALSDCEVSLTRVGRVVDAESGVTVDDDPLPDRGYTHGSE, encoded by the coding sequence ATGGACGAGCGGACCGCCCTCCGGATGCTCGCCGACGCGCTCCCCGCTGCCGGGGACGACGCGGCCGTGGTCGAAGACCTCGTCGTCACCACGGACATGCTCCACGAGACGACGGACTTCCCGGCGGGGACGACGCGCTACACGGCCGGGTGGCGCGCCGTCGGCGCTTCCCTCTCGGACGTGGCCGCGATGGGCGTCCCCGCCGTCGCGGCCGTCGCCGCCTACGCCGCCCCGCGGTTCGACGAGGGCGAGTTGGTCGACTTCGTCCGGGGGGCACAGGACGTCGCAGAGCGCGTCGACGCCGCGTACGTCGGCGGCGACCTCGACCACCACGAGGAGTTCACCGTCGCTACGACGGCCATCGGTCGTCGCGGCGACCACGACCCGGTGCTCCGGTCGGGGGCGACGCCGGGCGACGTCGTCTGCGTGACCGGCTCCCTCGGGAGGAGCGCCGCCGGGCTCCGCGCCTTCGAGGCGGGCGACCCTGACCGCGGCAACGACCTCTTCCGGTTCACTCCCCGGGTCGGGGCCGGCGAACGCCTCGCGGCCCACGCGACCGCGATGATGGACTCCAGCGACGGCCTCGCCCGGTCGCTCCACCAACTCGCGGAGGCTTCCGAGTGCGGGTTCGCGGTCGACGCCGACCGCGTCCCGCTCACCGAGGAGCTGACGTCGACCGTGGACGCCGCGGAGGCGTGGGACCTGGGGGTGTACTTCGGCGAGGACTTCGAACTCGTCTGTACCCTGCCCGAGCGCGCTGTCGACGACGCGACCGCGGCCCTCTCGGACTGCGAGGTGTCGCTCACTCGCGTGGGCCGCGTCGTCGACGCCGAGTCGGGCGTCACCGTCGACGACGACCCGCTCCCCGACCGCGGGTACACCCACGGGAGCGAGTGA
- a CDS encoding lysylphosphatidylglycerol synthase transmembrane domain-containing protein — protein sequence MGRENLRATLVGFAATLVVFAVLFYTAGVDDLVAQVTSADLRYVALVLLATFAWLAAWAGALRTVLGVLGVELSWLRSFLVFCGAMFSNNITPFGQAGGEPVTALLINRSTDAEYETGLAAIASVDTLNFVPSITIALIGAGYYATEVTLGRRLEVAIAAVGVLAITVPSLVYVGWTRRYSLEHRVVEALVPFIQAIARVVPRVSVPTAEGLERRITGFFRAIERVAANPRKLAIALALSSFGWGFQMIALWLAFVAIGEPIALSIALFVVPIGAIAGVTPLPGGAGGIEWTLAVLIAAASPAVGFKIATAGVIVFRGFVYWTPVILGGRSSERPASAAGFDRRGV from the coding sequence ATGGGCCGCGAGAACCTCCGCGCGACACTCGTCGGATTCGCGGCGACGCTCGTGGTCTTCGCCGTCCTGTTCTACACCGCGGGCGTCGACGACCTCGTCGCACAGGTGACGAGTGCCGACCTCCGCTACGTCGCGCTCGTCCTCCTCGCGACGTTCGCGTGGCTCGCCGCGTGGGCGGGCGCCCTCCGGACGGTGCTTGGCGTCCTCGGGGTGGAGCTCTCGTGGCTCCGCTCCTTTCTCGTGTTCTGCGGCGCGATGTTCTCGAACAACATCACGCCGTTCGGTCAGGCGGGCGGCGAGCCCGTGACGGCGCTGCTCATCAACCGCTCGACCGACGCGGAGTACGAGACGGGGCTCGCCGCCATCGCCAGCGTCGACACGCTCAACTTCGTCCCCTCGATCACCATCGCGCTCATCGGCGCGGGCTACTACGCGACCGAGGTGACGCTCGGTCGCCGGCTCGAAGTCGCCATCGCCGCGGTCGGCGTGCTCGCCATCACCGTTCCGTCGCTCGTCTACGTGGGCTGGACCCGCCGGTACTCGCTGGAACACCGCGTCGTCGAGGCGCTCGTTCCGTTCATCCAGGCCATCGCCCGCGTCGTACCGCGCGTCTCGGTCCCCACGGCGGAGGGGCTCGAACGGCGCATCACCGGCTTCTTCCGCGCTATCGAGCGGGTCGCCGCCAACCCCCGGAAGCTGGCGATCGCGCTCGCGCTCTCGTCGTTCGGGTGGGGGTTTCAGATGATCGCGCTCTGGCTCGCGTTCGTCGCCATCGGGGAGCCCATCGCGCTCTCCATCGCGCTGTTCGTCGTCCCCATCGGCGCCATCGCGGGCGTCACACCGCTGCCCGGCGGTGCCGGCGGCATCGAGTGGACGCTCGCCGTCCTCATCGCCGCCGCCTCGCCCGCGGTCGGGTTCAAGATAGCCACGGCGGGCGTCATCGTCTTCCGCGGCTTCGTCTACTGGACGCCCGTGATCCTCGGGGGACGGTCCTCGGAACGACCGGCGTCGGCCGCCGGTTTTGATCGGCGAGGCGTGTGA
- a CDS encoding 30S ribosomal protein S19e, producing the protein MVTLYDVPADDLIEAVAAELEERIEQPAWAEFVKTGSGRELPPQQDDFWYVRAASLLRKLAIDGPRGIDRLSTEYGGKKRGSTRYRVAKAGKSSGSKKVIRTILQQLEEEELVTTVKGEGRRITPEGHSFLDSVAGDVLESLDRPELERYA; encoded by the coding sequence ATGGTAACCCTCTATGACGTCCCGGCGGACGACCTCATCGAGGCGGTCGCCGCAGAGCTCGAAGAGCGAATCGAGCAACCGGCCTGGGCAGAGTTCGTGAAGACCGGCTCCGGTCGCGAACTGCCGCCCCAACAGGACGACTTCTGGTACGTCCGTGCCGCCTCGCTGCTCCGGAAGCTAGCTATCGACGGCCCGAGAGGCATCGACCGCCTCTCGACGGAGTACGGCGGCAAGAAGCGCGGCTCCACGCGCTACCGAGTCGCGAAGGCCGGCAAGTCGAGCGGGTCGAAGAAGGTCATCCGCACCATCCTCCAGCAACTCGAAGAGGAGGAGCTGGTGACGACGGTCAAGGGCGAGGGGCGCCGCATCACGCCCGAAGGACATAGCTTCCTCGACTCCGTCGCGGGCGACGTCCTCGAATCGCTGGACCGCCCCGAGCTAGAGCGCTACGCCTGA
- a CDS encoding DNA-binding protein, with product MSGTPDDDRLEELREKKMQELREQQQQGGGASAADEEAQQAAQEQAEAQKQALLKQHLTDGARQRLNAVQMSKPDFADQVERQLVALAQSGRLQSRIDEEQMKSLLKEMQPDSKSFDIRRR from the coding sequence ATGAGTGGTACTCCGGACGACGACAGGCTCGAAGAGCTCCGCGAGAAGAAGATGCAGGAACTCCGAGAGCAACAGCAGCAAGGCGGCGGCGCGAGTGCTGCCGACGAGGAGGCCCAGCAGGCCGCACAGGAGCAGGCGGAGGCGCAGAAACAGGCGCTGCTCAAACAGCACCTCACCGACGGGGCACGCCAGCGGCTCAACGCCGTGCAGATGTCGAAACCCGACTTCGCCGACCAGGTCGAGCGACAACTGGTGGCGCTCGCACAGAGCGGCCGGCTCCAGAGCCGCATCGACGAAGAGCAGATGAAGAGCCTGCTGAAGGAGATGCAGCCCGACTCGAAGAGCTTCGACATCCGTCGCCGGTGA
- a CDS encoding DUF7411 family protein, giving the protein MELALLYSGGKDSTLAALLLDSFYDVTLVTGWFGVTDDWRHAREAAETLGYGFERVELDRSVAQEAVDRMQSDGFPRHGIQQVHTHALERVAELNVTAIADGTRRDDRVPTVSRAQAQSLEDRHDVDYLSPLSGFGRRAIDRLVERRLEVESGPSAEVKKADYESELRELLTERHGRSAVEAVFPDHTQTRVRGLKE; this is encoded by the coding sequence ATGGAGCTGGCGCTGTTGTACAGCGGCGGGAAGGACTCCACGTTGGCGGCGCTGCTTCTCGATTCCTTCTACGACGTGACGCTCGTGACCGGCTGGTTCGGCGTGACCGACGACTGGCGGCACGCCCGCGAGGCGGCGGAGACGCTCGGCTACGGCTTCGAGCGCGTCGAACTCGACCGGAGCGTGGCACAGGAGGCCGTCGACCGGATGCAGAGCGACGGCTTCCCCCGACACGGCATCCAGCAGGTCCACACCCACGCGCTCGAACGCGTCGCGGAGCTGAACGTGACCGCCATCGCCGACGGGACCCGCCGTGACGACCGCGTGCCGACGGTTTCGCGGGCACAGGCGCAGTCGCTCGAAGACCGCCACGACGTGGACTACCTCTCGCCGCTGTCTGGCTTCGGTCGCCGGGCCATCGACCGCCTCGTCGAGCGGCGACTGGAGGTCGAATCCGGTCCGAGCGCCGAAGTGAAGAAGGCCGACTACGAGTCGGAGCTCCGCGAACTTCTCACCGAGCGGCACGGTCGGAGCGCCGTGGAAGCGGTGTTCCCCGACCACACCCAGACGCGGGTCCGTGGGCTGAAGGAGTGA
- a CDS encoding DMT family transporter, with protein MVLGSLPLSPGIGYAVVAAFVWGTYIFALKRYFAAYPGTVLTVVVNTAAIAWYLPVAVSGVRADGLPTAASFGVWEVGVVVGTVVTTAAAFLVFLYALDAGEVSYVAPINKIVPVFVLPIEVLFLSQRLTPLQVGGVVVATLAVYVANYRRGSLLDPLRKAASARPAQLALLSAMCYAVSDVGKRLALQELGLQPELWVPTLLLGVTVVVLPLALREWVSVRGDLLKFALAGAGVAVGEHVTSLAFQQVPASIASPIINTQAIVAVLLGGIVLRERAFATRLVAAGLAVCGVSLIAL; from the coding sequence ATGGTCCTCGGTTCTCTCCCGCTCTCCCCCGGCATCGGTTACGCCGTCGTCGCCGCGTTCGTCTGGGGAACGTACATCTTCGCGCTGAAGCGCTACTTCGCCGCGTACCCGGGGACGGTGCTGACCGTCGTCGTCAACACTGCCGCCATCGCGTGGTACCTCCCGGTCGCGGTGTCGGGGGTTCGAGCGGATGGTCTGCCCACGGCCGCCTCGTTCGGTGTCTGGGAGGTCGGCGTCGTCGTCGGCACCGTCGTGACGACTGCCGCCGCGTTTCTCGTGTTCCTCTACGCGCTCGATGCGGGTGAGGTGTCGTACGTCGCGCCCATCAACAAGATCGTGCCCGTGTTCGTGCTTCCCATCGAGGTGCTGTTCTTGAGCCAGCGGCTGACCCCGCTGCAGGTCGGCGGCGTCGTCGTCGCCACGCTCGCGGTGTACGTCGCGAACTACCGGCGTGGGAGCCTGCTGGACCCGCTTCGAAAGGCGGCGTCGGCCCGACCCGCGCAGCTCGCGCTTCTGAGCGCCATGTGCTACGCCGTCAGCGACGTGGGCAAGCGGCTCGCCCTGCAGGAGCTCGGTCTCCAGCCCGAGCTGTGGGTGCCGACGCTCCTCCTCGGCGTGACCGTGGTCGTCCTCCCGCTGGCGCTCCGCGAGTGGGTGTCGGTGCGGGGGGACCTGCTGAAGTTCGCCCTCGCGGGCGCGGGCGTCGCCGTCGGCGAGCACGTCACCTCGCTGGCGTTCCAGCAGGTGCCCGCGAGCATCGCCTCGCCCATCATCAACACCCAGGCAATCGTCGCCGTGTTGCTGGGTGGAATCGTCCTCCGTGAACGGGCGTTCGCGACGCGGCTGGTGGCCGCGGGGCTCGCGGTCTGTGGTGTCAGTCTCATCGCGCTGTAG